A portion of the Panthera tigris isolate Pti1 chromosome E1, P.tigris_Pti1_mat1.1, whole genome shotgun sequence genome contains these proteins:
- the LOC102958674 gene encoding CMRF35-like molecule 5, with amino-acid sequence MWLLPVLFLLVVQGHFCTCLERMVRGREGGTLTTSCEYSPGWESYRKWWCRGKNWNSCKILVKTTGSEKLVKKGRASIQENRSRRIFTVTLEDLRREDADTYWCGIERTGNDLGYKFSVVVDPAPDPTDSPKPVARTMLPSWISSRPFPQGINSSQPMDLNSPLTRSATLAFSVAAENPPVWILLVPPLLATLEWLCQG; translated from the exons ATGTGGCTGCTCCCGGTTCTGTTCCTTCTCGTCGTCCaag GCCACTTCTGCACCTGCTTGGAGAGAatggtgagaggcagagaggggggcacTCTGACCACATCCTGTGAGTATAGCCCAGGATGGGAATCCTACAGGAAGTGGTGGTGTCGCGGGAAGAATTGGAATTCCTGCAAAATCCTTGTTAAGACCACTGGGTCAGAGAAACTGGTGAAGAAGGGCAGAGCGTCCATCCAGGAAAATCGTAGCCGACGCATATTCACCGTGACCTTGGAGGATCTCCGTCGGGAAGACGCAGACACCTACTGGTGTGGGATTGAGCGAACCGGCAATGACCTGGGGTACAAATTTTCTGTGGTTGTCGACCC GGCCCCTGATCCAACAGACTCTCCCAAGCCTGTAGCGAGAACAATGCTGCCCAGTTGGATTTCCTCTCGTCCATTTCCCCAGGGCATCAACAGCAGCCAGCCCATGGATTTGAATAGCCCGCTAACCAG ATCAGCGACCCTGGCCTTCAGTGTAGCAGCAGAGAATCCTCCTGTGTGGATCCTCCTGGTACCTCCTCTTCTTGCCACCCTCGAGTGGCTCTGCCAAGGATAA
- the LOC102956984 gene encoding CMRF35-like molecule 7: MWLFLVLFLPIVQGSYPLMAVSNAVSGPVRGSLTVQCRYEPGWKTYKKWWCRGANWENCRILVKTNGSGEKAKGNQVSIQDNQKMHTFTVTMEELRWNDADTYWCGIEKSGTDLGVKVKVTIDPVTMQCHYGPEWETYVRSWCQDADLSSCNIVVQTTGSELKKNHVSINQKMHTFSMTIWGE; encoded by the exons ATGTGGCTGTTCCTGGTTCTGTTCCTTCCCATCGTCCAAG GCTCATATCCCCTCATGGCAGTGTCAAATGCAGTGAGTGGCCCCGTGCGGGGCTCGCTGACCGTGCAGTGTCGCTATGAACCCGGGTGGAAGACCTACAAGAAGTGGTGGTGTCGAGGAGCTAATTGGGAGAACTGCCGTATCCTTGTGAAAACCAATGGATCAGGGGAGAAAGCAAAGGGTAACCAAGTGTCCATCCAGGACAATCAGAAAATGCACACGTTCACCGTGACCATGGAGGAGCTCAGGTGGAACGATGCAGACACCTATTGGTGTGGGATTGAGAAATCTGGGACTGACCTTGGGGTCAAAGTCAAAGTGACCATTGACCCAG TGACCATGCAATGTCACTACGGCCCAGAGTGGGAGACCTACGTGAGGTCCTGGTGTCAAGATGCTGATCTGAGTAGCTGCAACATCGTTGTTCAAACCACTGGATCAGAGTTGAAGAAGAACCATGTGTCCATCAATCAGAAAATGCACACATTCTCCATGACCATATGGGGAGAGTAA